TTCGCGATGCCACGGCCAGCTTTTCATGATCTCTCGCTTCCCATCGGTGGTGTTCACAATAATAGTTGGGGTACCCTTGAGGAGGCAGTAGCCAAACAGGATAAAGATCACGCCGATAAGAACTATCATCGTGAGTACCCCAATGACAATAAGAAGGATCCCATTGCTGAGGCTGCGGGATGTGACGAATTCGACCGACGCGATATGGCTGAGGGGCGCATCCTCCTCGTCCCCTTCTGTCAACCACCCTCTATTCGGATGGTAGATGACCCGTTGGTCTGTCACTCTTCCGAATATATTGTCAACGTAGGTCGTTTCCGCTTCCGTCTCGGACATGCATCAACCTCCTATCTTCCTGACAGGACCAGCGCCACGCTGAGTCGGTGGCGAACCAATGATTGCGCGTGATAGACTGATAGACCGCTGAACGCTGACAGCCTCATCCTTCGGCGGTTGTAGGATCGATCACCGACCTGATCTCCGACACACGGTTTGCCGGGAAGCCACCTTGGCGGGCGTGCTCCAGAACCATATCGACGTTCGGCGCGATGTAGACACAGTAGACCTTCTCATCGGTCACGTAGCTGTGGACCCACTGAATCTGCGGCCCAAGCTTGCCGAGCACACCGCACGACTTCTGCGAGATAGTCTGAAGCTCCTGAGGCGAAAGCTTGCCCGCCCTGGGGATGTCACGCTCGATCAGATACTTTGGCATCATACATCTCCCTTGAGGTAAGTCCGTTATTGTTGGATGGCAACGGCGAACGGCATCTTTCCAACGGGGACGGTGGCGATCACCTTCTCGGTTGCGACGTCGATCACCGACACCGCATCGCTGCGGCCGCAGGCGACGTATAGGCGCCGCTCGTCCGGTGTAAAGGCCAGATACCAAGCCCGCTGTCCAACAGGAATCTTCTTGGTGATGGTCAGGGTTCGGGCATCGATTACATAGACGGCATTGGTCCGTCCATGCGCCACATAGAGACGGCGGCCGTCCCGCGTTACGACGACCCCAACCGGCCGTTCGCCGACAGGAATAGTCTTCACTACCTTGCGCCTGGCCACATCGATCACCGAGAGGACGCCGGGCTCGGCCTGTTCGCTCGCTACGTAGGCCAACTTCCCGTCCGGACTGAAGGCAATACCCCGCGGGTTCTTTGCGACAGGGATGGTTGCCACCACTTTGAGGGCCGAGGTATCGATCGCCGACAGGGTGCTCGAGGTCTCATTCGAGACGTAGGCGAGGCGACCATCAGGGCTGAGGGCAATCGATTCGGGTTCGGTCTGAACCTCAATGGTGGCCATCACCGTGCCCGTCTTGGTGTTGATCACCGTGACCGTTCCGCCGTTCTCGTTCACGGCGTACAGACGGGCACCGTCAGGACTGAGCGCTACCCCCTCGGGGTCCACCCCAGCGGGCCACGTTTCCACGACCTTACCGGTCTCGGAATCGATGACACTGATGTCGTCGGAATTACCGTTGGCAATATATACGTGACGTCGGTCCGGCGAAATCGCCACTCCTCTCGGTCGTTTGCCTACGGCGATCGTTCGCACAACTGAATTGGTTGTGGTGTCGATGACCGAGACGTCATCGGATTTTTCATTCGTCGCATAGGCTATCGACTCAGCCGAAGCGGCCGACGAGATATGAGCAACCCACAACAGAAGCATGACCACAAGAGCCCATCTGCCCTGGTACCCTCCGTCTCGCATCATGTATTCCCCTTATCCTGTAAAGAATCGTGAGTTTATCCTGCCCAAAACGGACGCAGCAAGCCGCGCCCTTATATTATTGCGGCAATACGAGAATTTCCTATCACACAATCGGCGGGATGTCCACCACGAAGGCAGGTCAGTAAACTGCATGGGTCAAAACGCCTTCTGCGCCATCTGGGTCAGCAGTTCCAATCGTCCCCCGGCGAGCTGCCGAGTCGCCACTGCGACCTCGTGCGTGGCCACAAAGACAGCGTCTGGCCAGTTTGGGCAGATCCTTCCGGGATAGCCACTACGTTTGGCTTCCCTGTCCGGTTGAGTCAGTAGGACAATTCAGGCGTAAGTCCGACACTTCTATGTTGCCAGCAGGACACGACCACGACTATAATTCACTATTGTATCGATACCCTGGAATCAACCCACACACACATGGAGGAGTGATGAGCGTACTCGTAGGCAAGCATGCACCTAATTTTACTGCAACCGCTGTGATGCCGGATGGCAGCTTTAAGGAGAACTTTCGGCTATCCGACTATTGGGGCAAGTATGTCGTGTTGTTCTTCTATCCCCTCGACTTCACCTTCGTCTGCCCCTCAGAGATTATCGCCTTTAACCACCGCGTGGCCGAGTTCAACAAGCGCGGCGTGCAGGTGATCGGTTGCTCCGTGGATTCGCATTTCACCCATGCCGCCTGGCGCGGCACCCCTGTCAACAAGGGCGGCATCGGTCCGGTAGGCTATCCGCTGGTGGCCGATCTCACCAAAGACATCGCCCGCGAATACGACGTACTGCTGCCGGGCGGAGTGACCCTGCGCGGCTCCTTCCTGATCGACAAAAACGGCACTGTCCAGCACCAGGTGGTCAACAATCTGCCGCTCGGACGCAATGTGGATGAGATGCTTCGCATGGTGGACGCGCTCCAGTTCACCGAGACGCATGGAGAGGTCTGTCCGGCCGGGTGGACGAATGGAGCCAAGGGGATGCGGCCTACCGCTGAAGGGGTTGCGAGCTATCTGGCCAACGAGGCGCAGAAGCTGTAGCGGAGCGATAATCGGGGTGGTCGTGTCCTGCAGGTTGTGTAGTTGCCGCCTGCACCGACCACCCCTTAGATCGTTTCAGTGCGCCCTTACGACCCCACGTTTTCCTTGACCTCACCTGACGCTTCCAACTTCCTGTTTACGCGAAAGCATCTCATTCATCCTTACGGCTGCAGTCAAGAAATCTGAGGGAACCCGGTTGAAGGAACATGCGGTGATGATCCAGGTCAAGCGTGTCTACGAACCACCGACGCCGGACGATGGGACCCGTTTTCTTGTGGACCGACTCTGGCCTCGAGGAATAAAGAAGGAAGATCTACGAGTTGATCAGTGGGTGAAGGAGGTGGCCCCCAGTGATGCCTTGCGCCTCTGGTTCGCTCATGACCCCGGGAAGTGGAATGAATTCCGGCGCCGCTACTTCGCCGAGTTGAACAGTAAGCCCGACGTCTGGCTGCCCATTGTGGACGTAGCGCGACAGGGCAACGTCACCCTGCTCTATAGTGCCAGGGACACTCAGCACAACAATGCCGTAGCCCTGAAGGAGTATGTGGAAAAACGGCTGGCGGCCAGGGGAAGGTGATGAACATACACGATCGCCCTCATGTGGTGATCGTCGGCGCTGGGTTCGGGGGCCTTTATGCTGCGCGGTCTCTCAAAGATGCAGATGTCCGGATCACGGTGATCGATCGGCGAAATTATCACCTCTTTCAGCCCCTATTGTATCAGGTCGCGACTGCAGGCCTCTCTCCTGCCGACATCGCCTATCCCATACGCAGTGTCTTGAACAGACAGAAAAATACGAGGGTATTTCTGGCGGAGGCGACTTCAATCGATGTCAACGCCCGCAAGGTAATCCTGCAGGACGGCGAGACCGGCTACGATTATCTGATTCTGGCAGCAGGCGCATGTCATTCTTACTTTGGGCATCCTGAGTGGGAGATCTACGCGCCGGGGCTGAAGGGCGTGGATGACGCGCTGGAAATCAGACGCCGCATTCTGCTCGCCTTTGAAAAGGCTGAGCGCGAAATGGATGAGGTCAGGCGGCGAGCCTTACTCACGTTTGTCATTGTGGGCGGTGGGCCGACTGGTGTGGAACTGGCAGGAGCGATCGGCGAGATTGCATGTCAGGTGATGGTGGGAGATTTTCGCGCGATCAATCCACAGGACGCGCGCATCATTCTGATTGAAGCCGGACCGCGGGTTCTTCCGTCATTTCCCGAAGATCTTTCCACCAAAGCCGAGGCATCACTGAAAAGACTCAGCGTGGACGTACGGAAGAATTCCCCGGTGACGACGATCCAGCCGAATGCCGTTGTGATCGGCGACGAATACATCCCTGCCGCAACGGTGCTCTGGGCCGCGGGGGTCGCAGCTTCACCTTTGGCTCGATCGCTCAGGGTGCCGCTTGATCGCGCAGGCCGGGTTCTGGTGGAACCGGATCTGAGCATTCCCGGCCATCCAGAAGTGTTTGTGATCGGCGATCTGGCTGCATTTGTTCACCAAGGAGGCTGCCTGTTGCCGGGCTTGGCCCCTGTTGCGATTCAACAGGGGCGCCACGCGGCCCTCAACATCCTGCGGAGGTGTCGAGGACTGCCCAGCGAAGCATTTCGCTACGTGGACAGGGGAACCCTGGCCACCATCGGGCGGGCAGCGGCCGTCGCGAATTTCGGGACGGTTAAGCTGTCTGGCTTCCTGGCCTGGATTGCCTGGATATTCATTCACATCTTTTTTCTCATCGGCTTTCGAAATCGTTTCATTGTGTTATTCGAGTGGGCGTGGGCGTACGTAACCTGGCACCGCTCTGCGCGACTGATTACGGGCGGAAGCAACAGGATATCTCACGTCTCCCTGTAGATGAGTCACCACGACGGTGGAAGGACTTTGTGCCCAAGACGCAAGCTAATGCGATATGCCGAGTTCCGCTCTGGCTTTATCTGGACATCGCTGACAACAGCGATCATCGGGGGATTTGCGCTCGGCGCCTACCTGGCCGTGATGATCGGCTACGGCTTTCCCGCGGGACAGGGCTTCTACGCTCTTATCCAAACGCACGGCCATCTGCAACTCATCGGATGGGTAGGAGTATTTATCATGGGCATCAGCCTTCATTTCATTCCCCGGCTGGCCAGCTTCCCCATTCCTCACCCTGAACGGATGAACCAGATCCTATGGTTGATGATTCCGGGGCTTCTGCTCCGGGCGGTCGGAGGGACGGTCCTTGCCTCTCTCGAGGGTAGTCCGATCTTCGTTCCCCTCAGTTGGCTGGTCGTTGCCTCGGGGGTCCTGGAGGGCAGCGCGATCGTCCTGTACGTGTTACTCCTGATTGAGACCATGCGCGGGAGCGATAAGACCAAACGGCTTCCGGCGTTGAGCGCGGTCAAGCCGTATTTCGGCATGATGGCGGTCGGCTGGGTCTTCTATGCGGGTCTCAATCTATTCTTGGTGCTTCATATGGCGCTGAGCGGCACTATGACCGTGAATACTGCCTGGAATGAGTTTGCTATTACCACCTTTATGAGTCTCGTGCTTCTGCCTGTCGCCTTCGCCCTCTCGGTTCGCCTC
This DNA window, taken from Candidatus Methylomirabilis sp., encodes the following:
- a CDS encoding DUF4242 domain-containing protein; the protein is MPKYLIERDIPRAGKLSPQELQTISQKSCGVLGKLGPQIQWVHSYVTDEKVYCVYIAPNVDMVLEHARQGGFPANRVSEIRSVIDPTTAEG
- a CDS encoding PQQ-dependent catabolism-associated beta-propeller protein, whose product is MMRDGGYQGRWALVVMLLLWVAHISSAASAESIAYATNEKSDDVSVIDTTTNSVVRTIAVGKRPRGVAISPDRRHVYIANGNSDDISVIDSETGKVVETWPAGVDPEGVALSPDGARLYAVNENGGTVTVINTKTGTVMATIEVQTEPESIALSPDGRLAYVSNETSSTLSAIDTSALKVVATIPVAKNPRGIAFSPDGKLAYVASEQAEPGVLSVIDVARRKVVKTIPVGERPVGVVVTRDGRRLYVAHGRTNAVYVIDARTLTITKKIPVGQRAWYLAFTPDERRLYVACGRSDAVSVIDVATEKVIATVPVGKMPFAVAIQQ
- a CDS encoding peroxiredoxin; translation: MSVLVGKHAPNFTATAVMPDGSFKENFRLSDYWGKYVVLFFYPLDFTFVCPSEIIAFNHRVAEFNKRGVQVIGCSVDSHFTHAAWRGTPVNKGGIGPVGYPLVADLTKDIAREYDVLLPGGVTLRGSFLIDKNGTVQHQVVNNLPLGRNVDEMLRMVDALQFTETHGEVCPAGWTNGAKGMRPTAEGVASYLANEAQKL
- a CDS encoding DUF488 domain-containing protein, with product MIQVKRVYEPPTPDDGTRFLVDRLWPRGIKKEDLRVDQWVKEVAPSDALRLWFAHDPGKWNEFRRRYFAELNSKPDVWLPIVDVARQGNVTLLYSARDTQHNNAVALKEYVEKRLAARGR
- a CDS encoding NAD(P)/FAD-dependent oxidoreductase encodes the protein MNIHDRPHVVIVGAGFGGLYAARSLKDADVRITVIDRRNYHLFQPLLYQVATAGLSPADIAYPIRSVLNRQKNTRVFLAEATSIDVNARKVILQDGETGYDYLILAAGACHSYFGHPEWEIYAPGLKGVDDALEIRRRILLAFEKAEREMDEVRRRALLTFVIVGGGPTGVELAGAIGEIACQVMVGDFRAINPQDARIILIEAGPRVLPSFPEDLSTKAEASLKRLSVDVRKNSPVTTIQPNAVVIGDEYIPAATVLWAAGVAASPLARSLRVPLDRAGRVLVEPDLSIPGHPEVFVIGDLAAFVHQGGCLLPGLAPVAIQQGRHAALNILRRCRGLPSEAFRYVDRGTLATIGRAAAVANFGTVKLSGFLAWIAWIFIHIFFLIGFRNRFIVLFEWAWAYVTWHRSARLITGGSNRISHVSL